The window TGCCGCAGAACAGCTGCGCGCCGATGCAGATCAGCAGCAGGAACTTGCCGGTGACCGCGCCGGTCGCGTCGATGAAGATCTGCGCGGGCGGCACCCCGGTGGCGGAGTTGACCGCGCCGTCGTAGTCCTGGATCGCGAACGTCAGGCCGATCAGCAGGATCCAGCCCGCGACGAGCGAGACGACGATCGACATGACGATCCCGCGTGGTCCGGCCGTCGCCGCGCTCTTCGTCTCCTCGGTCATGTGCGCCGACGCGTCGTAGCCGGTCAGCGTGTACTGCGCGACCAGCAGGCCGAGCGCGAAGACGTAGAACGTCGAGCCCCAGCCCGTCTGGTTCACGAAGCTGCCGAACACGAACGACGCGTCCTGGTGCTTGGCCGGCACGAAGATCAGCACGCCGACGATCACCAGCACGCCGACGAGGTGCCACCACACGCTGACGTTGTTGAGGATCGCGACGATCCGGACGCCGAAGGTGTTCAGCAGGCCGTGCACCACGAGGATGATCGCGAGCAGCAGGATCGTGTGCCCCGGCGTCGCGGCGTAGCCCCACTGCAGGTCGAGGAACGCGTTGAGGAACAGCGCCGCGCCGAAGTCGATGCCCGCGGTGACCGCGATCTGCCCGATGAGGTTGAACCAGCCGGTGAACCACGACCACACGGGACCGGACTTGTTCGGCGCGAGCTTCGCCGCCCAGTAGTAGAGGCCGCCCGCGGTCGGGTAGCTCGAGCAGACTTCGGCCATGCCCAGGCCGACCAGGATCACGAACACCCCGACCAGTGGCCAGCCCCAGATCATCGCGGCCGGCCCGCCGGTCTTCATGCCGAAGCCGTAGAGGGTCAGGCAGCCGGAGAGGATCGAAATGATCGTGAACGAGACGGCGAAGTTGGAGAACGCCGACATCGTCCGTTTGAGCTCTTGCGCGTAACCCAGCTGGTGGAGGCGAGCGCTGTCGTCGTCGGCGTGCTCGGGAGTGGTCTGCTGGTCGGAAACGTCCATCGGGCACCTCTTGAAAGGTATGCGGCCAGACCATTGAATTCGCCGAAAGTAGCCCCGGTGCGAGGGGGTGTCAAGCCTTCGTCAAGAACTCGTCCAGCTGCCGCAGGAGGCGCCCGCCACCTCGGTGGTCGTTCGAGATCAGCGTCGCGGTGACCCCCGATGACCGCTCGTGCGTGCTCCGGAACGCGACGCCCTGGTCGCCACCTTCCAACCGCACCAGACCGGGGCCGGGCAGCCAGAAACCGAGCCCGTAGTGGTCCGCGCGCAGCATCCGGCCGACCCACTCGCCCGGCACGATCCGGCCGTCGAACAGAGCGGGCCAGAACTTCCGGAAGTCCGGCGCGGAGCTGTAGATCCCGCCGTCGCCGAAGCCTGCGACCGGCAGGCTGAACACGTTGGTGCGGCCGTCTTCCAGGTAGCCGGTGGCCGTCCGGCCGGGCAGCGCGTCCGACCGGAGGAACGCGGTGTCGGTCATCCCGGCGGGCTCGGTGACGCGCGTCCGGACCAGGTCCGGGAAAGGTATGCCCGCGACCCGTTCGGCGATCAGGGCCAGGACGGCGAACGCGCCGTTGTTGTAGTGGAACCGCTCGCCGGGCGGGAACTGCTGCGGGAACCCGTCGAGCGCGGCGAGGTAGTCGGCCGACGTGACGAGACCGGGCGGGGTCTCGGGCGGGTTTTCGTCGTCGCAGTAGTCGCCGATGCCGGACGTGTGGGTCAGCAGGTGCTCCACGGTCACGCGGTCGTCGATCAGCGGCAGGTCGTCGCCGAGGACTTCCCTCGCCGTGGTCCGCAGCTCGAGCCGTCCCTCGGCGACCAGGCCGACGACGACCAGCGCCGTGAACCCCTTGGTGCCGCTGGCGATCGCGAACCGCGTGTCGACGGTGTTCGCCACGCCGTGGGCGCGGTGGGCGTACCCGGAAGCCTCGGCGAGCAACGTCTCGTCACCGCGGCTGACCAGCACGACACCGGAGAAGCCGTCGAATGCCGTGAAGGGCACCTTCATGGACACAGCGTCCGTGCAGGTGCCCTTCATGGCAAAGCGATTACCGGCCCAGGAACGCGTGCAGCGACTCGAGCGCGGTGTCCGCCTGGTCGGCGAAGAAGCCGTCGACGCCGGCCCTGAAGAACGCGGCCTCCTCGGTGAAGACGTCACCGTAGGCGTCCGGCTCGGCCGACGAGCGCAGGTTCGCCGGCAGGAACGGGTTCTCGTTCCGGAACGTGTACGGCTGCACCTTGAGGCCGGCCTTGTGCGCGTCCGCGACGATCGCGGTCGGCGTACCCAGGTTGTCGTTCTTGTCCCGCGGGATGATCTGCGCCTTGTCCGGCCCGAGGTACTTCGCGTACTTCGCGACTTCGCGCAGCCCCTGCGCCGTGACGAGGTCGGCGTACGTCCGCTTGTCGCCCTTCGCGACGAAGTCCGCCGGAGCGCCCGAAGCCGACGTCAGCTGCAGCAGCGGCGTGCGGAGCTGCTTGTGCAGGTCGATCAGGTTCGACACCTCGAACGACTGGATGATCGCCGGCGCGTCCGGCCGGTCGAGGCCGTTGCGCTTGAGGATCGAGACCAGCTTCGGCTCGGTCGGGTTGCCGATCGACTGGAAGAACGTCGAGTGCTTGACCTCCGGGTAGGTGCCGAGCGTCCGGTGCAGCTCCTTGCCGAGCCGCTGGGTCAGGTCGAGCACCTCCTGGAAGGTGGCGATCTGGTAGCGGCCGTTGTAGAGCGTGTTGTGCGGTCGGTTCGCCGGGATCCGCTCGACCGCGCGCAGCGTCTTCAGCTCGGCGAGCGTGAAGTCCTGGGTGAACCAGCCGGTGGTCGAGACGCCGTCGATGACCAGCGTCTTCTTGCGGTTCGCGAACTCGGGGTGCTGCGCGACGTCGGTGGTCCCGCCGATCTCCGGCTCGTGCCGGGCGACGAGCCGGCCGTCCTTGGTCGGCACGAGGTCGACGTCGACGTAGCTCACGCCCATCCGGTAGGCGAGCTCGTACGAGGCGAGGGTGTGCTCCGGCCGGTACCCGGGCGCGCCGCGGTGTCCGATGATCACGGGGTCATCGTGGCCCCGTCCGTGCGCGGCCGCACCGGCGGACCCCCCGCTTTCGGAGGACGCTGCGGACGCGCTCGCCGAACCGACGGCGAGCCCGGTGACGCTCAGCAACGCCAGCCCGGCGAGTGCCAGTACCCCGACACGGTTGCGCTTCATCTGGTGACCTCTTTTCGTACAGGGTGTGCCCTGACTACCCGCGTCACCCTTGATGTCGCAAGCGTCCGAAGTGCGTATCCGGGCGAACCGGGCGGTGAACGCCCAGTGGACTCCTGCTCACACCCGGTGCCGGAGGACGGCGAAATGTCCGGCGCGGACCGGTGCGGATACGCTGTGCGGCGTGCGCGTACTGGTAATCGGGTCCGGCGCCCGTGAGCATGCACTCGTCCTCGCGGCGTCCGGCGACCCCGCGGTCACCGCCATGGCCTGCGCGCCCGGGAACGCCGGGACGGCCGCGATGGCCGAGCAGCTCGGCGTCGAGGCCGCCGACCCCGAAGCGGTCGCCGCGCTCGCCAAGGGCTGGCAGGCCGACCTGGTCGTGGTGGGGCCGGAGGTCCCGCTCGTCGCCGGGGTCGCCGACGCCGTCCGCAAGGCGGGCATCGCCTGCTTCGGCCCTTCGGCCGCGGCGGCTCGCATCGAAGGCTCGAAGGCGTTCGCGAAGGACGTCATGGCCGCGGCGAACGTGCCGACCGCGCGCAGCGAGGTGGTCGACAACCCGGCCCGCCTCGACGCCGCGCTCGCCCGCTTCGGCCCGACGTGGGTGGTCAAGGACGACGGCCTGGCCGCCGGCAAGGGCGTCGTCGTCACCACCGACTACGACGTCGCGCGCAAGCACGCGATCATGCTCCTCGACGGCGGCCACCCGGTCCTCCTGGAGTCCTTTTTGGACGGTCCGGAGGCGTCGCTGTTCTGCTTCGTCGACGGCCACACGGTCGTCCCGCTGCTGCCCGCGCAGGACTTCAAGCGCGTCGGCGACGACGACGCCGGCCCGAACACCGGCGGCATGGGTGCCTACGCGCCGCTGCCCTGGGCGCCGGACAACCTCGTCGACGAACTGGTCGAGACGGTCGTCCAGCCGGTCGCCGACGAGCTGGTCGCGCGGGGCGCGCCGTTCTCCGGCCTGCTCTACGCCGGGCTCGCGCTGACGTCCGACGGCCCGCAGGTCATCGAGTTCAACTGCCGCTTCGGTGACCCGGAGACGCAGGTCGTGCTGGCCCTGCTGCGGACCCCGATCGCGGGGCTGATGCACGCCACCGCCACCGGCAGGCTCGCCGAGCACCCGCCGCTGGAGTGGTCCGGCGGCGCCGCGGTCACCGTCGTGATCGCCGCCGACGGTTACCCCGGCAAGCCGCGCACCGGCGACGTCATCACCGGGGCCGAGCTGGAGGGCGTGCTGCACGCGGGCACCCGCCGCCGCGACGACGGCGCCGTGGTCTCCTCCGGCGGCCGCGTGCTCTCGGTCGTCGGCACCGGCAAGACGCTCAAGTCGGCGCGCAGGCACGCGTACGAGACCGTCGAGAAGGTCCACCTCGCCGGCTCGCACCACCGCACGGACATCGCGCTCAAGGCAGCGAACGGCGAAGTCGGCGCGCCGACGGCCAAGCAGCGCGCCTGATGCGGGGAACCGGCGGGGGACGGAGTTCGTCCGAACTCAGCCTTCTGTCACACCCGGGTTGGTAGCCTCGACGGGAGTCGGCCGGTCACTGTCCGTATGACGTCAGGGGAGCGCATGTCAGGACCCTCGTACGACCTCAGCTCGGCGGTCCCCGTGGCACCGGCGGCCGCGGACGTCCTGGTCCACCCGGACAAGCTCCTGGACGTCGCCCGGATCGTCGAGGAGCAGGCGAACTCCCTCGAAGACCAGCTGCTGACCAAGCTCGGGCTGCTGCGGATCGACGCGCCGTCGGCCGACGTGATCAGCACCCAGTCGATCGACGCCTGGAACACCCTCATCGCCGACGGCGACCGCTCCTACGCGGGCCAGGTCCGCGAGTACGTCGCCGGCCTGAAGCGCCTGGTTTCGCAGCTGCGAGACGCCGCCAAGGACTACCAGATCAGCGACGAGGAGAAGGCGGCGGTGTTCGGTGACCGCGGCAAGCACGGTGCGTAGCCGGCGGCTGCGGATCACCGGGGGCGTGCTCGCGACGGCGGCGCTCGCCGGCTGCTCGGCGGGCACCGACGGCACCCCCTACCCGGTCGAGACGGCCGCGACCGCCGCGTCGCAGAGCGCCAAGGCGGCCCAGCTGCCGCAGCGTCCGGCCGAGCTGACTCTGCAGGGCGTCGACCTGTGCGAGGTCTTCCCCCAGGTGCAGCTCGACGCCATGAAGATCACCAGCGCACCCCGCGAAGCACCGCCGGAAGACGGGCCGACCTGCGTGTTCGACGCGGACGGCGCCGAGCCGGTGCACGCTTACCACGTGCGTGCGGTTTCGGCGGACCTCGACGAGTGGATCACCGGGTCCCGCAAGAAGAACAGCATGACCACCGAGCCGAAGACCATCGGCGGCTACCCGGCGCTGACGAACTACCGCGCGGCCGGCGACCCCGCCGACTGCGAGACGCTCGTCGGCGTCGCGCGGGGCCAGACGCTGGCCGTCCAGACCTTCGCCATCACCCGCGGCAAGCTCACGCAGCCGCAGCTGTGCGAGATGTCGGCGCACGCCGCCGACATCGCGCTGCAGTCCTTGAAAGCACGCAACTAGGGAGGGCGCGTGGAATTCTCCGAGCTCGCGGCCGGCATCCAGAACCACCGGTTCGACGGCTGGACCAACACCGCGATCGCCGACCAGATCACGCGGATGGTCAACGGCGACGGCACCGGCAGCATCGGCACGGCCGTCGACGCGCTGAAGGCCGTCGCGACCGCGCTCGCCCACACCGACCAGACGCTGCGCGCCCAGCTGCTCGAGCTCGGCGTCGAGTGGCAGAGCCAGGCCGGCGGTGCCGCCAGCCAGGTGCTCACCGAGCAGGCCGGGTTCTCCCAGGACGCGACGACGAAGGTCGCGCACGCCGCGGAGATGGTGTTCGAGCAGGGCGAGTCGTTCAACCGGACCAAGTACAAGCTCCCGGACGCCGAGACGGTCCGGAAGGGCGCGGGCGGCTACACGCTCACCGACGGCGTGCTGCTCAGCCTGATCGGGTTCGAGACCGATCACGCCCGGCAGGTCGAGGCCGCGAACGACGCCAAGGCGCAGGCGACCCAGGCGCTGAACGACTACGCGAGCGAGAGCGGCACCAACCTGCTGTCGACGCAGTCGCTGTCCGATCCCGAGTCGCTGAAGCTGGCCGCGCCCGGCATCGCGCCGGGCGTGCTGGACGTCGCGGGTGCCGCCGTCGCGGTGACGCCGGACGGCGGCGTGAAGCCGGCTTCGGACAAGGTCCGCTCGGTGCACGTCGACCCGCCGGTGGTGCAGCCGGTGTCGCACACCGTCCACGCGGACCCGCCGACCCCGGTCTACGGCGTCGCGGCGCAGCAGCCGTCCCGGTCCGTCGCGCAG of the Amycolatopsis sp. NBC_01488 genome contains:
- a CDS encoding amino acid permease; translation: MDVSDQQTTPEHADDDSARLHQLGYAQELKRTMSAFSNFAVSFTIISILSGCLTLYGFGMKTGGPAAMIWGWPLVGVFVILVGLGMAEVCSSYPTAGGLYYWAAKLAPNKSGPVWSWFTGWFNLIGQIAVTAGIDFGAALFLNAFLDLQWGYAATPGHTILLLAIILVVHGLLNTFGVRIVAILNNVSVWWHLVGVLVIVGVLIFVPAKHQDASFVFGSFVNQTGWGSTFYVFALGLLVAQYTLTGYDASAHMTEETKSAATAGPRGIVMSIVVSLVAGWILLIGLTFAIQDYDGAVNSATGVPPAQIFIDATGAVTGKFLLLICIGAQLFCGMASVTANSRMIYAFARDGAIPGSGFWHKINKRTQTPTNAVWLAAGGALILALPYLWSATAYAAVTSIAVVGLYVAYVIPVFLRVRRGDSFEPGPWTLGKWGKPIGIVATVWVVLIFVLFMLPQVSPVTVDSFNYTPIAFLVVLGGAALWWVLSARKWFTGPKVQGSEAELAAVEQELKELG
- a CDS encoding serine hydrolase domain-containing protein; protein product: MKVPFTAFDGFSGVVLVSRGDETLLAEASGYAHRAHGVANTVDTRFAIASGTKGFTALVVVGLVAEGRLELRTTAREVLGDDLPLIDDRVTVEHLLTHTSGIGDYCDDENPPETPPGLVTSADYLAALDGFPQQFPPGERFHYNNGAFAVLALIAERVAGIPFPDLVRTRVTEPAGMTDTAFLRSDALPGRTATGYLEDGRTNVFSLPVAGFGDGGIYSSAPDFRKFWPALFDGRIVPGEWVGRMLRADHYGLGFWLPGPGLVRLEGGDQGVAFRSTHERSSGVTATLISNDHRGGGRLLRQLDEFLTKA
- a CDS encoding glycerophosphodiester phosphodiesterase, with product MKRNRVGVLALAGLALLSVTGLAVGSASASAASSESGGSAGAAAHGRGHDDPVIIGHRGAPGYRPEHTLASYELAYRMGVSYVDVDLVPTKDGRLVARHEPEIGGTTDVAQHPEFANRKKTLVIDGVSTTGWFTQDFTLAELKTLRAVERIPANRPHNTLYNGRYQIATFQEVLDLTQRLGKELHRTLGTYPEVKHSTFFQSIGNPTEPKLVSILKRNGLDRPDAPAIIQSFEVSNLIDLHKQLRTPLLQLTSASGAPADFVAKGDKRTYADLVTAQGLREVAKYAKYLGPDKAQIIPRDKNDNLGTPTAIVADAHKAGLKVQPYTFRNENPFLPANLRSSAEPDAYGDVFTEEAAFFRAGVDGFFADQADTALESLHAFLGR
- the purD gene encoding phosphoribosylamine--glycine ligase; translation: MRVLVIGSGAREHALVLAASGDPAVTAMACAPGNAGTAAMAEQLGVEAADPEAVAALAKGWQADLVVVGPEVPLVAGVADAVRKAGIACFGPSAAAARIEGSKAFAKDVMAAANVPTARSEVVDNPARLDAALARFGPTWVVKDDGLAAGKGVVVTTDYDVARKHAIMLLDGGHPVLLESFLDGPEASLFCFVDGHTVVPLLPAQDFKRVGDDDAGPNTGGMGAYAPLPWAPDNLVDELVETVVQPVADELVARGAPFSGLLYAGLALTSDGPQVIEFNCRFGDPETQVVLALLRTPIAGLMHATATGRLAEHPPLEWSGGAAVTVVIAADGYPGKPRTGDVITGAELEGVLHAGTRRRDDGAVVSSGGRVLSVVGTGKTLKSARRHAYETVEKVHLAGSHHRTDIALKAANGEVGAPTAKQRA
- a CDS encoding DUF3558 domain-containing protein, which gives rise to MLATAALAGCSAGTDGTPYPVETAATAASQSAKAAQLPQRPAELTLQGVDLCEVFPQVQLDAMKITSAPREAPPEDGPTCVFDADGAEPVHAYHVRAVSADLDEWITGSRKKNSMTTEPKTIGGYPALTNYRAAGDPADCETLVGVARGQTLAVQTFAITRGKLTQPQLCEMSAHAADIALQSLKARN